A window of Phycisphaeraceae bacterium genomic DNA:
CAAGCCGCCGAGTCGTGATCGTGTCCCCTACGGAAGCCGCGGTAAGCCCCAAGTCATCAGCAGCACCGGATCCGTTGAGAGCTGTCACACCAAACGTCGCGCCGCCTGAGGTACCATCCACGAGTTGAAGACCCGTACCGGCAGCATTGATGCTCGCGGTGACATTACCACCCGACCCGGTATTGATTTTGTCGATCACCTGGCCGAGCGTCGTTGCACCATTGAGACTTACGGAAAATGTTGTCCCATCGCGTCGTGTGATTTCGAAATCAGATAATGCGCCTTTATTTCGCACACCATTGCCGTCGTTCAACGTGGCTAGCAAGGTGGATGAACCGATTCGGTTGATCTGTGTGCCGGTTAACGTCGTACCCACTGAGGCGACATTCAGTCCGAGGCTGGTAGCGGTATTGTTCGTTCCAACATTGGCGACGGCGAGGCTGGTCGTGACCGCCCCGGTGTTATCCACGATCTGAAGGCCGTCATCGTTAATGCTGGCCGTAACATTGATTCCCGATGTGTTGTTGATTTCATTAAGCACATCGTTAATCGTCAACGCACGTGAGAGATCAACGACCGCCGATGCACCGGAACGATCAGTGATACGAATCTTGCCGCGCGTCACACCGGCACCGCCGTTGAGCGTTGAAAGTGCTGTGTCGCTGTCGAGTCGCCCGTTACCAAACTCAAAGGTCAGCGTGCCTGCACCGATGGCGGTACTGTCAGAGTCTGCATAGCCGCGAGTGATGACCTGTTGCGTACTGACCAGCCGGTTTACCGAAAAGCTATAGGTTCCCGGCGTGGCTGATGATCCGCTCGATGCCTTGATAACTGACTCATTCGAGGATGAGGTGGACGTCGATTTGAACGTGGACGAAGCGACAAATCCAGCCGAATCGAGTTTCAGGGCTAAAAGTTTGGCGTTGATTTCCTGATAAGCGACAGTCTGTGCGTTAAGAACCGAGTTTCTCTGCTCAATAATCGCCTTTGGCCGTGCCTCAATCGCGATCAACTTATCGATCAAGTCCGCGGTATTGATACCGCTGATGAGGCCGACAGAGCTAGAAATCGTACCCATAGCAATATCCTGCCTACCATGACGGAACCGCCTCCTCAGACAGCCTCTCATGGAGCTAACTTCTTATCGTCCCTTGCGCAAGGGGCACTTGAGGCTCATAACCGGCAGCTTTACATACGTAAAATCACTTCGTCAGTCACAGATATTCCGTCTTGGCGCTTGAATATGTACAATTCCTGCGTAGCTAGCTTTTCGGCATCACTTCTCTAGACGTGCTTTCGCTACATGACCGCATGCGATCGAATTATGGATGTACGATTTGCACGAATTGGACGCACACGATTTAGATTATTACGTTAACTGACGTACCTATGCTGAGTTGGACGTGATTACAGCAGTTAAACGTATCTAACTGTGGAAAAATACTGCACGATTCTAAGATAACCAGCGCATAATGATTAGTGGACATTGTTGGGTATATTTCACTTTTTTGTCGTGAAGCGGGTGCTCTGCTTGCAATGTTCCCATTGCTTACCCAAGGTGCATAACAAGTGATTCCAAACAATCTAAACGTGTATTCACGATTGGACTCGCCGATTTTTAATTCGGTCGTCGCAGCAGTAGGTGTAACATCGCTTACCGTTTCCTGCGATGTGTGCGCCGCCAGAGTTTTTGATTCGGGTGAAGCTGACTGCGCCTATGTGGATGCACGACGACTTGGGCTGTCACCCAGTGTGGAACAAACCCTTCAAGAGTGGCCTCGCAAACCGGATTCGGTATTTGAGTTCTCGCGGCAGGCTCAATTAACCAACAGCACATTTCGCCCCCAGAAATGGCTGGAAGACTCCTCACTCAATGGAGAGCGATACCTGGGACTGACTGACACGCGATGCAAGATTGTTGACTGTTTCTGCCTCACCTTCCCGCTAAATGATCACACTTGGGCGATGTTCGCGTATCTGCGTTGTGGGAATAGTGCCGCATTTTCGCCGGATGAGATGCAACTGCTGGAACAGATCAAGCCGGCCATCACTCGCACGATCCGCAACGGCTACAACTGCCAGTTACGATTGACTCAGCAAGCCATCGCGCAAAACGGCGGCACGTCTCCGCCACATCTCGGCACCGATGAAATGATCACCCGCCTCAGTCGCACGGAGCGACACATCCTGCAGTACCTCTTCACCCCCGCAACCGAACGGCAAATTGCACAGTCAATCCACCGTTCACCCCATACCGTTCACGTTCACGTCAAAAATATTTATCGTAAGCTCGGCATTAACTCACGGCGTCAACTACAGGTACTGAAAGCCCCTTGAATTCTGCTGAATTCCTGTGGTTTGCCATTCTCGCCGGGATCATGACGGTGTCGCGGCGTCACTGTCAAGAAATGACTTGACCCGTTTGAGATCCGACCACACCTTGCGACGTGTTTCTTCGTTGTAATTTCTCAATACATAGGCTGGATGAAACGTGGGCATGACCGGGATGTAAGGCCCTTCCGGCGACAGCCCTCGAAACGTATCCCACTGCCCGCGAATCGAGGAGATGTTGCGATCAGTGCTGAGAATAAGTTTTGCGGCTGGACCGCCAAGGGTGACGATCGCACGCGGCTGGATGGTCATCAATTGACGTTTGAGGTAACCCCAGCAAGCCTCCACCTCCACAGGCGTTGGCGCGCGATTCCCCGGCGGACGGCATTTGACCACATTCGCAATGTAAACATCCTCCCGCTTGTAACCCATTGCCACAATCATCTTGTCGAGCAATTCTCCCGCGCGGCCGACAAATGGACGCCCCGTCTTATCCTCTGTCTCACCCGGCCCTTCGCCGATAAACATCAGCTTGGCATCAGGATCACCCTCGCCGAACACCGTCTGTGTCCGTCTTTCGCAGAGTATGCACTTGGTACACCCTTCCACCTCGGTTTGTCGAAGCTCTGTGAGAATACGAATCTTTGTCGCAGAGTCGAGTTGTTTGTACAGCCCCGGCTGCAATGGTACTTCCGGTGACGCCTGAATTGGTGTGACGACTTGGTTGGATGATGCAGAAGATCGTGGAGTCGAGGTCTTTAATCCCGCAGAGTGCGTCGAGGGAGAATTGGGGACGTCATTCGGTTGTGAGAGACCTTCCGTGAGGGTATTGCTGCGCGTTCCAATTGGTACCGTCCGTACCCCCATCAGATGATCCGTCAACAGGTGCTGTCGAAGAATACGCTTTCGCCGTTTGGCATCCATATGTCAAAGGATAAATCCAGCCGGATCAATTAACCAACCGTATGACACCACTCCGGGGTACCGATTCTGCTGGATAACTTTATTTCCCTTAGCGGGTTCAGACCGATAAACCGTTGATTCTTCCAACGAAGATGAAGATTTTCCCCCAAAGCGACCGATAACATGGCAGGGGTGTACGAACTTTTCTACACTGGTTTTACTCCAAGGAACGGATTATGAAGAGCGGCTATAAGATCGCGATCGTCACTGCGGTGATTTTGCTGGTAGTCATTTTTGCCTACTACCTAAAAATCGAGAAGCCTCAGCGAGCCCCTGCGGAAACCCCTGAAGTCACCACGATCACCTCCAATGACAGCGCGGTCCCCAGCCTGCCTCCCGCAACTGATAACAGCAACACGACCGTGAGCCTGCCCCCTTCGACCGACGACATCGCTGCAAGGATGCGAACTCAGTCCGCCCCGCCTACCGATGGCACCACCAGTCAACTCGTACTCGGTGAAACGCCAACGACCCGTCCCAGTGCCGAAGCTGTCGATGCGTTCCCCCCCACTACTCGACCGGCTGAAAATACTGTTGGTACCGACCTTCGTACCAGTGGAACTGATCTACGACCCGTGGATACACAGATCCCCGAACGCTCTGTGGATCTTTTCTCCAACGATACTGAAGATACGGCCGCTTCCACCGCAAGTTCTACTTACACGATTAAGGCGGGCGACACGTTCCAATCTATCGCAGCGAAACATCTGGGTTCCGCCAGCCGTTGGCGCGATATCGGTAAAGCCAATCCATTCGTCGAGCCTACTAAGCTCAAGATCGGCCAGGTCATCAAACTTCCAAGTGCGACCAGTGCTGTATCTGACGCCTCCGTCGAGCCTCCCCGCCGTGTCGCCGCTCGCGCAACCGATAGTGCTGTCACCACCGTCAAGCCAACGGGCATCACTCACAAAGTTAAATTCGGCGAGACACTTTCCACGCTGGCCTACCAATACTACGGCGATCGCGGCCAGTGGAAGAAAATCTATAACGCCAACCGTGACGTCCTTCGCAATCCCGACCGCCTACCGGACGGGGTGAAGCTGACTATTCCCGCTAAATCAAGCCGATAGTCGAACTCCTCGGCATCAGTTTATACGTCAAAAATACGAAGCCGAAGTCGCCGTTCAGCTGTGTACCGAAGCTTCCTGGGGAATCGGTTTGAATCAAACTGGAACGGGTATCGGTAGGTGATTCGCGCCCAATCCCCGTCCAAGCGTGCAGGTGACTACTCGCTCCCGCTATACTCTGCCTCATGGATCGTATTCTCGTCACTGGCGGGGCTGGCTTTGTCGGCTCCAACCTCGTCCGCCAACTTCAGGATGAGCATCCCGATGCTTTGATTCTCGTGATCGACGACTTTCGCGTCGGCAGTTTCTCCAATCTCGCTAGTGAAGGCGAACAAGGATGGAGCTTCCGAGGTGAAGTCATCGCCCGATCATTGCTAGAGCTCGACATGTTTGGCATTGTCGAGGACTACAACCCCGAAGTGATCTTCCACGAAGCATCGATCACGGACACCACCGTGACCGATCAGCAACGGATGATCGCGGAGAATGTTGAGCCATTCGAGGTCTTGCTCAATATCGCCATCGAGATGGGGGTTAAGCTTGTCTGGGCGTCCAGTGCTGCGACTTACGGGACACGCGCCAATGGTGCCACGCAACAGCGTCGCCCGTTCGAGCTTCAGGACGCAGGCCAGCCTGCCAATGTCTATGGTTTTTCCAAGTGGATCATGGAAAATCTCCACCGATCCGCATTGGCTGAAAATCCAGAGGCTCATATCGTCGGCCTGCGTTACTTCAACGTCTTCGGTCCGGGTGAAGAAAACAAGAAACACATGTCGAGCATGATCTATCAGCTTGCCCAGCAGATGCTCGCCGGTCAGCGGCCGCGCATCTTCCGCGATGGAGAGCAGGCCCGTGACCATGTTTACGTCAAGGATGTCGTTAATGCGACTATTGCGGCGGCGGATGATCGCGCACGCAGCGGTATCTACAACGTCGGAACAGGTAAGGCGACAACCTTCAACCAGATCATTGCCTGCCTGAATGAGTCGCTGGGAACTCGGTTTGACACGGAGTACCTCGACAATCCCTATAAGTTTTATCAGGACTACACCTGTGCGGATCTGTCACAGACCAAAGCCGGCCTGAAGTGGTCACCGCAATACGACACCAAGTCCGCCATCATCGAATACACGCGATTCCTCAAGGCCTGCGCGGACGCCAACGCCCCACAGAAAAACGTCACGGCAAAAGCATCCACAGATGAAGAAAATCGCGGCAACGCGGAGCCTCGGCGCAAAGAAGAACGTGAAGAAAAGCGTAACTGACACCTAAGATCCTTCGACTTCCACGAACTTCTCCTGTGATCCAGACAATGCCTTTAGATCATGCTTGGGAGTTCTGGTAAGTTCGATCCGGAACTGCCTTGGCTTGTGGGGTACTGTTTTCAGGTCGCGCACGCGATTTATTGCCTTCTCAGGCCCATGAACCTTGGACTCCGCCCCTATTTTCTCTAGCATACCGGGCCGTTAATGCCCACGGAGGTCTGTAATGATTCGTTCTGATGACGCAGCCATGACCCAGTACGAAAAAATACCCGCACAGGTCTTCGACGACTCGAAGGCTGCCAGCATCGCCGTTGCAGGTGAGATCGCCAAACTCATTCGTGACCGCGCCAAGAAAAAGCAAAAAGCTATCCTCGGACTGGCGACCGGGTCAACCCCTGTCAACGTCTATAACGAGTTGGTCCGGCTCCATAAACAGGAGAAGCTCTCCTTTAAGAACGTCATTACGTTCAATCTTGACGAGTATTTTCCAATGCAACCGAACGAGCTTCAGAGCTATGTTCGGTTCATGAATGAACACCTTTTTGACCATATCGATATCCCGCGTAAACAGGTGCACATTCCTGACGGTACGGTGCCGGTGGAAGAGGTATTCGCACAGTGTCAGGCGTATGAAAAAGCGATTGACGATGCCGGCGGGATCGACCTGCAAATCCTTGGTATTGGTCGGACTGGACACGTTGGCTTCAACGAGCCGGGTTCAGGCCGTAATTCACGAACACGCCTCATCACACTTGATAAGGTGACGCGACTCGACGCAGCCAGCGATTTCTTCGGCGAAGAAAATGTCCCTCGTCGCGCCATTACGATGGGCGTCGGCACGATTCTCCGCGCCAAGCGCATTCTGCTGATGGCATACGGTGAACACAAAGCTCCGGTGGTCGCTCAAGCTATCGAGGGAGAGATCACCAGCACCATCGCCGCCAGCTTCCTACAGGAGCACCCCAACGCCCAGATCATTCTCGATCGAGCAGCAGCTGCGGAGCTTACAAGGTTCAAAAGCCCCTGGCTGTTAGGCCCGATCGACTGGGATCGTCCGACGATCCGCAAAGCGGTTACCTGGCTCGCTCTTGAGCATGAAAAACCAATCCTCAAATTGACCGACGAGGACTACAACGAGGCAGGATTGCAGGATTTGCTGGCCAAGCATGGTCTTGCTTACGACATCAATATCGAAGTCTTCCGTGCCCAACAGGACACAATCACAGGCTGGCCTGGCGGTAAACCTCCCAAGGTGCAGAGGCCGGGGGATCGCCGCCGCGAGGGAGATGACATTTTCCCCAAGCGTGTCGTCATTTTCTCCCCACATCCCGACGACGACGTAATCTCAATGGGTGGCACACTCATCCGACTGGTGGATCAGGGACACGAGGTTCATGTCGCCTACCAGACCAGTGGAAATATCGCGGTATTCGATGCGGCGGCCCTGCGCTTCGCTGACTTCGCGGCAGAGTTTAATCAGATGTTCGGCATCGCCGAGCGTAAGGCATCGCAGATCGAGGCGCACATTGAAGAATTCCTTCGCAACAAAAAACCCGGACAAGTGGACAGCGAAGAAGTCCAGAAGATCAAAGGTCTGATCCGTCGCGGCGAAGCTCGTGCGGCCTGTCGCTACTGCGGCATACCTGATCGTGGAGTCCACTTCCTGGACATGCCGTTTTATGAAACCGGCCGTGTGCGTAAGAAACCAATCGGCGAGGGTGATATTCAGTTGATTGTTGACCTGCTTCAGGAAATCAAACCGCACCAGATCTATGCAGCAGGTGATCTTTCCGATCCGCACGGCACACACCGGGTCTGCCTTGCTGCGATTTTCGCAGCCATGGATCGATTGAAAACCGCCGATTGGCGCAAGACCTGCGATCTATGGCTCTACCGCGGTGCATGGCAGGAGTGGGGCGTCCATGAGATCGAGATGGCGGTACCGCTTTCGCCGATCGAAGTGATGCGTAAACGCATCGCAATCTTCAAACACGAATCGCAAAAGGACCGCGCTCTTTTCCCCGGCAGCGATAGCCGTGAGTTCTGGCAGCGGGCGGAGGATCGAAACAGGAAAACCGCGAAGCTTTATGACAAACTCGGCCTCGCGGAGTACGAGGCGATCGAGGGCTTTGTCAAGTGGAAAGGCTGATCCGTTAACCAGCAGCTAACCATACTCGGTGTGCCATCGGCTTTTATCAGCGACTTCAATGGATATCAAAATGACACCGCAGAAACCATCACAGTTTGCCCTCGTTTCCTGGGCTACTCACGCTAAAACTCCCGCGGAACTGGCCGCACGTGTCAAGGAAATCGGCCTGAATAAGATTCAGATGCACCTTGCTCTTGCATACGCCGACCCCGCGGTATGGGGCAATGTTCAGAGCGATCTGCGAAAAGAAGGCATCGAGATTATTTCTGGAATGTTCGGAACCACGGGAGAAGACTACTCGACGCTTGAGACAATTCGTCTGACTGGCGGATTCATTCCCGACAAACATTGGGAAGCTAACTGGAAGGCTGTTCAGGATAATACGAAAGTTGCTGCGGCTATGGGCCTCAAGCTCATCAGCACACACTCCGGGTTTCTACCTGACGACAAAAAAGATCCAAACTTCAATAAGCTCGTCGATCGTATCTCACAGGTCGCAAAGCACCTTGGCCAGCACGGCATCACGATGCTCTTTGAGACCGGCCAAGAGACCGCTGACACCCTGTGGCAATTCCTTCAAGCATTAGATCAAAACGGTGCCAGCAACACGGGTGTAAATTTTGATCCGGCAAACATGATTCTCTACGACAAAGGCGACCCCATCGCATCATTGAAAAAACTCATGCCTCGTGTGAAACAGGTACACATCAAAGACGCAGTGCGTACAAAGACTCCCGGTACATGGGGAACCGAGGTGCCAATCGGAGAAGGACAGGTCGATTGGAAATCATTTATTCAGGTGCTCTCTGAAGGTGATTTCCAAGGTCACCTGGTTATCGAGCGTGAAGCGGGACAGGATCGCGTAGGTGACGTACGGAAGGCGATCGCACACGTATCACAATTCATGTAACGAACGGAC
This region includes:
- a CDS encoding uracil-DNA glycosylase; the encoded protein is MDAKRRKRILRQHLLTDHLMGVRTVPIGTRSNTLTEGLSQPNDVPNSPSTHSAGLKTSTPRSSASSNQVVTPIQASPEVPLQPGLYKQLDSATKIRILTELRQTEVEGCTKCILCERRTQTVFGEGDPDAKLMFIGEGPGETEDKTGRPFVGRAGELLDKMIVAMGYKREDVYIANVVKCRPPGNRAPTPVEVEACWGYLKRQLMTIQPRAIVTLGGPAAKLILSTDRNISSIRGQWDTFRGLSPEGPYIPVMPTFHPAYVLRNYNEETRRKVWSDLKRVKSFLDSDAATPS
- the nagB gene encoding glucosamine-6-phosphate deaminase, which gives rise to MTQYEKIPAQVFDDSKAASIAVAGEIAKLIRDRAKKKQKAILGLATGSTPVNVYNELVRLHKQEKLSFKNVITFNLDEYFPMQPNELQSYVRFMNEHLFDHIDIPRKQVHIPDGTVPVEEVFAQCQAYEKAIDDAGGIDLQILGIGRTGHVGFNEPGSGRNSRTRLITLDKVTRLDAASDFFGEENVPRRAITMGVGTILRAKRILLMAYGEHKAPVVAQAIEGEITSTIAASFLQEHPNAQIILDRAAAAELTRFKSPWLLGPIDWDRPTIRKAVTWLALEHEKPILKLTDEDYNEAGLQDLLAKHGLAYDINIEVFRAQQDTITGWPGGKPPKVQRPGDRRREGDDIFPKRVVIFSPHPDDDVISMGGTLIRLVDQGHEVHVAYQTSGNIAVFDAAALRFADFAAEFNQMFGIAERKASQIEAHIEEFLRNKKPGQVDSEEVQKIKGLIRRGEARAACRYCGIPDRGVHFLDMPFYETGRVRKKPIGEGDIQLIVDLLQEIKPHQIYAAGDLSDPHGTHRVCLAAIFAAMDRLKTADWRKTCDLWLYRGAWQEWGVHEIEMAVPLSPIEVMRKRIAIFKHESQKDRALFPGSDSREFWQRAEDRNRKTAKLYDKLGLAEYEAIEGFVKWKG
- a CDS encoding sugar phosphate isomerase/epimerase gives rise to the protein MTPQKPSQFALVSWATHAKTPAELAARVKEIGLNKIQMHLALAYADPAVWGNVQSDLRKEGIEIISGMFGTTGEDYSTLETIRLTGGFIPDKHWEANWKAVQDNTKVAAAMGLKLISTHSGFLPDDKKDPNFNKLVDRISQVAKHLGQHGITMLFETGQETADTLWQFLQALDQNGASNTGVNFDPANMILYDKGDPIASLKKLMPRVKQVHIKDAVRTKTPGTWGTEVPIGEGQVDWKSFIQVLSEGDFQGHLVIEREAGQDRVGDVRKAIAHVSQFM
- a CDS encoding LysM peptidoglycan-binding domain-containing protein translates to MKSGYKIAIVTAVILLVVIFAYYLKIEKPQRAPAETPEVTTITSNDSAVPSLPPATDNSNTTVSLPPSTDDIAARMRTQSAPPTDGTTSQLVLGETPTTRPSAEAVDAFPPTTRPAENTVGTDLRTSGTDLRPVDTQIPERSVDLFSNDTEDTAASTASSTYTIKAGDTFQSIAAKHLGSASRWRDIGKANPFVEPTKLKIGQVIKLPSATSAVSDASVEPPRRVAARATDSAVTTVKPTGITHKVKFGETLSTLAYQYYGDRGQWKKIYNANRDVLRNPDRLPDGVKLTIPAKSSR
- the rfaD gene encoding ADP-glyceromanno-heptose 6-epimerase codes for the protein MDRILVTGGAGFVGSNLVRQLQDEHPDALILVIDDFRVGSFSNLASEGEQGWSFRGEVIARSLLELDMFGIVEDYNPEVIFHEASITDTTVTDQQRMIAENVEPFEVLLNIAIEMGVKLVWASSAATYGTRANGATQQRRPFELQDAGQPANVYGFSKWIMENLHRSALAENPEAHIVGLRYFNVFGPGEENKKHMSSMIYQLAQQMLAGQRPRIFRDGEQARDHVYVKDVVNATIAAADDRARSGIYNVGTGKATTFNQIIACLNESLGTRFDTEYLDNPYKFYQDYTCADLSQTKAGLKWSPQYDTKSAIIEYTRFLKACADANAPQKNVTAKASTDEENRGNAEPRRKEEREEKRN